A part of Maniola hyperantus chromosome 14, iAphHyp1.2, whole genome shotgun sequence genomic DNA contains:
- the LOC117988136 gene encoding uncharacterized protein, which translates to MKSKLGVDLVASEKFVNDLPMNMVGQAPKTTPRRESIAPKIVVCPPVEESSEPITTTRGTRILKALSKRLSRRSTDADSMGSSSSNDSMSCETARTDGRSSSSSSDSGSDSSEPHRRHRSTVSLRRVFQNLNLTSRSHSCSPTERQPKKQPQPKRILRQPVTYTYVRGLSGLPTQRVPRQTVGLNR; encoded by the coding sequence ATGAAGAGCAAGCTGGGAGTTGACTTAGTGGCGAGTGAGAAGTTCGTTAACGATTTACCTATGAATATGGTCGGACAAGCACCTAAGACCACACCACGTCGGGAATCCATAGCACCTAAAATTGTTGTGTGTCCACCGGTAGAAGAATCATCCGAACCCATAACAACAACTCGCGGTACACGTATATTGAAAGCCCTGAGTAAGCGTCTATCTCGAAGATCTACTGACGCAGACTCTATGGGCAGTTCGAGCAGCAACGATAGTATGTCCTGTGAAACTGCACGAACGGACGGTCGTTCCTCAAGTTCATCGAGTGATTCCGGTAGTGACAGCTCGGAACCTCATCGTCGCCATCGTTCAACAGTGTCCTTACGCCGTGTATTCCAAAATCTTAACCTAACGAGTCGTTCACATTCCTGCTCACCGACGGAACGGCAACCCAAAAAGCAACCACAACCGAAGCGAATTCTTCGCCAACCAGTCACTTATACTTACGTCAGAGGATTGTCCGGCTTACCAACCCAAAGAGTACCACGACAGACGGTGGGCCTCAATCGGTAA